A stretch of the Deltaproteobacteria bacterium genome encodes the following:
- a CDS encoding DUF111 family protein, translated as MTDIVRGQLHFDGAAGAAGDMILGALFDLGVPVDVVRDAIRAIGVDPGRLEVRRVVKRGIAATDV; from the coding sequence ATGACGGACATCGTGCGCGGCCAGTTGCACTTCGACGGCGCGGCCGGCGCGGCCGGGGACATGATCCTCGGCGCGCTGTTCGACCTTGGCGTCCCAGTCGACGTGGTGCGCGACGCGATCCGGGCCATCGGGGTGGATCCCGGCCGCCTCGAGGTGCGGCGCGTGGTCAAGCGCGGCATCGCGGCGACGGACGT
- the larB gene encoding nickel pincer cofactor biosynthesis protein LarB: MRLRQLLERLARGDANVDEVEARLRELPFERLGDMATVDHHRELRVGVPEVVLGQTKTADQIAALLQSLARHGNGALATRVDPEKAAAVASAVDGAIARPDARAVVVPPERPRPPGRGPVAVVSAGTSDEPVAAEAAVTLEFLGQQVVRVCDVGVAGVHRLIDRAAVLRAAEVVIVVAGMEGALPSVVAGLIDRPVIAVPTSVGYGVSAGGFVALLGMLSSCAPGVTVVNIDNGFGAAVAATLINRVRDA; the protein is encoded by the coding sequence ATGCGGCTAAGACAGTTGCTCGAGCGCCTCGCCCGGGGCGACGCCAACGTCGACGAGGTCGAAGCGCGTTTGCGCGAGTTGCCGTTCGAGCGCCTCGGGGACATGGCGACGGTCGACCACCACCGCGAGCTGCGCGTCGGCGTGCCCGAGGTGGTACTCGGACAGACCAAGACAGCCGACCAGATCGCGGCGTTGCTGCAGTCGCTCGCGCGGCACGGCAACGGTGCGCTCGCGACGCGCGTCGACCCCGAAAAAGCAGCCGCCGTCGCCTCCGCGGTCGACGGCGCCATTGCGCGCCCGGACGCCCGTGCGGTGGTCGTGCCGCCCGAGCGCCCGCGGCCACCCGGACGCGGGCCGGTGGCCGTCGTATCGGCGGGCACGAGCGACGAGCCAGTGGCGGCGGAGGCCGCCGTCACGCTGGAGTTCTTGGGCCAGCAGGTCGTGCGAGTGTGCGACGTCGGCGTCGCGGGCGTCCACCGACTGATCGACCGCGCGGCGGTGTTGCGCGCCGCGGAGGTCGTGATCGTCGTGGCCGGCATGGAGGGGGCGCTGCCATCGGTCGTGGCCGGTCTCATCGACCGGCCGGTCATCGCGGTGCCGACGAGCGTCGGGTACGGCGTGAGCGCCGGCGGGTTCGTGGCGTTGCTCGGCATGCTGTCGTCGTGCGCCCCAGGGGTCACGGTCGTCAACATCGACAACGGGTTCGGCGCGGCGGTCGCCGCCACGCTCATCAACCGGGTGCGCGACGCATGA
- a CDS encoding HlyC/CorC family transporter — MIGWDVVALVGAVCLLCEGFFSGSELAMVSANRALLRDKAQRGDRGALLAERFLDRPQVLLSTTLIGTNLGAVAFSVVVTLAMLGRELSNSQLLTVATVSPFVLVFGEIVPKTLFQHYADALVTRIVYPLQVASVLFRPLVWVMSGFATFMTKLVGAEKSRTYITREEIAALIEAESEADGDVETAHGSDITEDEREMISNVLDMSDRTVADIMVPLSEVVALPEDATLAEAALEVADKQHTRIPIYRSRVDDIVGVLHAFDLLRAGPDAKHQPVSSIARPPVFVPEAKRAVDLLVELQGTGNQMAVVVDEYGGAVGIISVEDILEEIVGEIDDEYDTGPSPIRREGPNAWRVAARTPVDRLNEELGLDLPEDDEAYESIGGLILDRLKRIPRVGESLVVGDVTLTVTAATDRAIEEVRIRRNAAA, encoded by the coding sequence GTGATCGGCTGGGACGTCGTCGCGCTCGTCGGCGCCGTGTGCCTGCTGTGCGAGGGGTTCTTCTCGGGGTCGGAGTTGGCGATGGTGTCGGCCAACCGCGCGCTGCTGCGCGACAAAGCGCAACGCGGCGACCGCGGCGCGTTGCTCGCGGAGCGGTTTCTCGACCGACCGCAGGTGTTGCTGTCGACCACGCTCATCGGCACCAACCTCGGCGCGGTCGCGTTCTCGGTCGTGGTCACGCTGGCGATGCTCGGACGGGAGTTGTCGAACAGCCAGCTGCTCACGGTCGCGACGGTGTCTCCGTTCGTGTTGGTGTTCGGTGAGATCGTCCCCAAGACGCTGTTCCAACACTACGCCGATGCGTTGGTCACGCGCATCGTCTATCCGCTGCAGGTCGCGTCGGTCCTGTTTCGACCGCTCGTGTGGGTCATGAGCGGGTTCGCGACGTTCATGACGAAACTGGTCGGTGCCGAGAAGTCGCGGACGTACATAACGCGCGAGGAGATCGCGGCGCTCATCGAAGCGGAGTCGGAGGCCGACGGCGACGTCGAAACGGCGCATGGCTCCGACATCACGGAAGACGAGCGCGAAATGATTTCCAACGTGCTCGACATGTCGGACCGAACCGTAGCCGACATCATGGTGCCGCTTTCGGAAGTCGTCGCGCTGCCGGAGGACGCGACGCTCGCCGAGGCTGCCCTCGAGGTCGCCGACAAGCAGCATACGCGCATCCCAATCTATCGGTCGCGCGTAGACGACATCGTCGGCGTGCTGCACGCATTCGATCTGCTGCGCGCGGGCCCGGACGCGAAGCACCAGCCTGTGTCCTCGATCGCACGTCCTCCCGTGTTCGTGCCGGAGGCCAAACGCGCCGTCGACTTGCTCGTCGAGCTACAGGGCACGGGTAACCAGATGGCCGTGGTGGTCGACGAGTACGGCGGCGCGGTCGGGATCATCTCGGTCGAGGACATCCTCGAGGAGATCGTCGGCGAGATCGACGACGAGTACGACACGGGGCCGTCGCCGATCCGACGCGAGGGCCCGAACGCGTGGCGGGTGGCGGCGCGCACGCCGGTCGATCGACTCAACGAGGAACTCGGGCTCGATCTCCCAGAGGACGACGAGGCGTACGAATCGATCGGCGGGCTGATCCTCGACCGACTCAAGCGCATTCCGCGCGTCGGGGAGTCGCTCGTCGTCGGTGACGTGACGCTCACGGTGACGGCGGCGACCGACCGCGCGATCGAGGAGGTGCGTATTCGCCGGAACGCCGCGGCGTAG